Proteins encoded within one genomic window of Dromaius novaehollandiae isolate bDroNov1 chromosome 7, bDroNov1.hap1, whole genome shotgun sequence:
- the NIF3L1 gene encoding NIF3-like protein 1: MLLSGTQLLCRGISRLGLGRWPSRPVMNLGELVSALNDFASLSLAESWDNVGLLVEPSPPHAVNTLFLTNDLTEEVMEEAVQKAADLILSYHPPIFTPLKRVTWRTWKERLVVRALEHRIGIYSPHTAYDAIPHGVNNWLTKGLGACTSVPLHPSAAPSYPAEGTHRVEFCTDNTEHLETLLSKIKDIQEISSVTTLPARVEGKEQTRVSLNCSQKALLEVVALLSKNSFLYHKTEILLLQKPLLPHTGMGRLCTLSEPVSLLAIIERIKSHLKLPHIRLAVGMGKTLESPVKKAALCAGSGSSVLKGVEADLYLTGEMSHHAVLDAVANGISVILCEHSNTERGFLSELRDTLAIHLQNKINIIVSEKDRDPLQVA; this comes from the exons ATGCTGCTGTCCGGCACGCAGCTCCTTTGCCGTGGCATCAGCCGCCTGGGCCTGGGCCGCTGGCCTTCGCGCCCCGTCATGAATCTCGGGGAGCTCGTGTCCGCCCTGAACGACTTCGCTTCCCTCTCTCTGGCCGAAAGCTGGGACAATGTGGGCCTGCTGGTGGAACCGAGCCCTCCCCACGCTGTCAACACCCTGTTCCTAACTAACGACCTCACGGAGGAGGTGATGGAGGAGGCAGTGCAGAAGGCGGCAGATCTCATCCTTTCTTACCACCCTCCCATATTCACGCCACTCAAGCGAGTAACGTGGAGGACCTGGAAGGAACGGCTGGTGGTCCGCGCTCTCGAGCACAGAATCGGGATTTACTCCCCGCACACCGCCTACGACGCCATACCTCACGGAGTCAATAACTGGCTAACAAAGGGACTTG GTGCCTGTACCTCTGTCCCACTGCATCCATCAGCAGCTCCAAGCTATCCAGCGGAGGGCACTCACCGGGTAGAATTCTGCACAGACAACACTGAGCATCTAGAGACACTGCTGTCCAAAATCAAAGACATCCAAGAGATCTCCTCTGTCACTACTCTCCCTGCCAG GGTTGAAGGTAAAGAACAAACAAGAGTGAGTCTAAACtgctctcagaaagcactgttgGAGGTGGTGGCATTACTGTCCAAGAACAGCTTTCTTTATCACAAGACTGAGATTCTGTTATtacaaaag ccTCTTCTTCCACATACCGGAATGGGACGTCTATGCACACTGAGTGAGCCAGTCTCCTTGTTAGCCATAATTGAGCGTATTAAAAGCCACCTAAAATTACCCCACATCCGCCTAGCTGTGGGAATGGGCAAGACACTAG AATCGCCAGTGAAGAAAGCTGCTCTGTGTGCTGGTTCTGGAAGCAGTGTCCTGAAGGGGGTGGAAGCTGACCTCTATCTCACGG GAGAGATGTCCCACCATGCTGTTCTGGATGCTGTTGCCAATGGGATAAGTGTTATTCTGTGTGAGCACAGTAACACTGAGCGAGGCTTCTTGTCAGAGCTGCGCGACACACTAGCTATCCATCTACAGAACAAGATCAACATAATTGTGTCTGAAAAAGACAGAGATCCCCTCCAGGtggcatag